The Parafrankia irregularis genome contains a region encoding:
- a CDS encoding ABC transporter ATP-binding protein — protein MSWLNSDDHDWGEAGPERTLDTMTSEPPASVRLSGLRKMYGAVRAVDGIDLAVGAGEIVALLGPNGAGKSTTIDMLLGLARPDEGAVTLFGLGPRQACAAGRVGAMLQNGGLLPGVSVGRMLRDVASLYPRALPVDEVLDRAGVTDLAGSRTDRLSGGQRQRVRFALALLPDPDLIVLDEPTAAMDVESRRAFWVAMRAWAAGGRTVLFATHYLEEADDFADRIVLLRRGRVIADGPTSEVKALVGGRTIRATVRGLDVSALDELRRLPGVARAERRGDVVSLACPDSDRALRALLAACPDACDIEIVGAGLEDAFIALTSDTALTGDTALTGDATPTPTPTSAPASASTSRR, from the coding sequence ATGTCATGGCTGAACAGTGACGACCATGACTGGGGTGAGGCCGGCCCGGAGAGGACCCTCGACACCATGACGAGCGAGCCTCCTGCGAGTGTCCGCCTGTCCGGGCTGCGCAAGATGTACGGGGCGGTCCGGGCTGTCGACGGCATCGACCTGGCCGTTGGCGCCGGGGAGATCGTCGCGCTGCTCGGTCCGAACGGCGCCGGCAAGTCGACGACGATCGACATGCTGTTGGGCCTCGCCCGGCCGGACGAGGGCGCGGTCACGCTGTTCGGGCTCGGCCCACGCCAGGCCTGCGCCGCCGGGCGGGTCGGCGCGATGCTGCAGAACGGCGGGCTGCTGCCAGGGGTCTCCGTCGGGCGGATGCTGCGCGACGTCGCGTCGCTCTACCCACGCGCGCTGCCGGTCGACGAGGTGCTCGACCGGGCCGGTGTCACCGACCTCGCCGGCTCCCGCACCGACCGGCTTTCCGGCGGCCAGCGGCAACGGGTCCGGTTCGCCCTCGCCCTGCTGCCGGACCCGGACCTGATCGTGCTCGACGAGCCCACCGCGGCGATGGACGTCGAGAGCCGACGCGCGTTCTGGGTGGCCATGCGGGCCTGGGCGGCTGGTGGCCGCACAGTCCTGTTCGCCACCCACTACCTGGAGGAGGCCGACGACTTCGCGGACCGCATCGTGCTGCTGCGTCGCGGCCGGGTGATCGCGGACGGGCCGACGTCCGAGGTGAAGGCACTCGTCGGTGGCCGGACGATCCGGGCCACGGTGCGCGGGCTGGACGTCTCCGCGCTCGACGAGCTGCGCCGGCTGCCCGGGGTCGCCCGCGCGGAGCGGCGCGGTGACGTGGTCAGCCTTGCCTGCCCGGACAGCGACCGGGCGCTGCGCGCGCTGCTCGCCGCCTGCCCGGACGCCTGCGACATCGAAATTGTCGGTGCCGGGCTGGAGGATGCCTTCATCGCTCTCACCAGCGACACCGCTCTCACCGGCGACACCGCCCTTACCGGCGACGCGACCCCGACCCCGACCCCGACCTCTGCCCCTGCCTCCGCCTCGACCTCGAGGAGATAG